A genomic region of Hippoglossus hippoglossus isolate fHipHip1 chromosome 8, fHipHip1.pri, whole genome shotgun sequence contains the following coding sequences:
- the mfsd6l gene encoding major facilitator superfamily domain-containing protein 6-like isoform X1, giving the protein MKRNKQIDVKRALALASVFNFLCSCSKGCLLPFLTLYLRQLGLTPVMTGVVMGAKHLISLAWSPVASLLSKHYNKRRVVIKGSLVCSAAVALVLLLIPTTDVHTRSSSCNTTNLSSGSAPSLDNLLTSSIVPVTSTPPKHPVSHPGVTFPAKTIADTKSASVMTSTTSRNQRENVSVGVDHSLREPGISSSVGPRVSGSSAPAVRRRRSDVKSASEEPQREKTTEEQSRFDFLGNLKVMDPQHQLFFLILIIVSVWESVSAPLEWTADDGLYEYLDFADASDRYTAIGPWGLLGAACGAGGAGLLVSQLSCLIAGWIPRSAAHFFCYAGFAALALPVACYLPLYLNKKRDRVNGLLKALQLVRGSPRALLCAITTLLVGAAGSAVDNFLLWQMQDHGSNELHMGSSLALALLSQAAFPLLAGRVSKLLRPGRVLAVGAAALGLQCLYYSFLWGPWAVLPVQMLSCFSGGALWWAVNVQCEDVATPEAERSVRRVFSALSLHLGSSLGSLGGGFVVQRFGLAWLFRAVAAGLMLWCVCLMLLQWKAPHQRRINYSRLLAANASEASDSESEQERDWLDKAMETDRSNNNYGRRINH; this is encoded by the coding sequence ATGAAGAGGAACAAGCAGATCGACGTCAAGCGAGCCCTCGCTCTCGCCAGCGTCTTCAACTTCCTGTGCTCCTGCTCCAAAGGCTGCCTGCTCCCCTTCCTCACCCTGTACCTCAGGCAGCTGGGCCTCACCCCCGTGATGACGGGCGTCGTCATGGGCGCCAAACACCTGATATCGCTGGCGTGGAGCCCCGTGGCGAGTCTCCTCTCCAAGCACTACAACAAGAGGCGAGTGGTGATCAAAGGCTCCCTCGTGTGTTCGGCAGCGGTCGCCCTGGTTCTGCTGCTCATCCCGACCACAGACGTGCACACGCGGAGCAGCTCCTGTAACACCACGAATCTGAGCAGCGGCTCAGCCCCAAGTCTGGATAACCTGCTCACCAGCAGCATCGTACCTGTGACCAGCACACCCCCAAAACATCCTGTTTCCCATCCTGGTGTCACGTTTCCTGCAAAGACGATCGCTGATACTAAATCTGCTTCTGTAATGACGAGCACAACTTCACGTAATCAGCGAGAGAATGTTTCTGTCGGGGTCGACCACAGCCTTCGAGAACCAGGGATCAGCAGCTCCGTTGGGCCTCGTGTCTCcggctcctctgctcctgctgtgaggaggaggaggtcggACGTCAAATCAGCTTCTGAGGAGCCGCAGAGAGAAAAGAcgacagaggagcagagccgGTTCGACTTTTTAGGAAACTTGAAGGTCATGGACCCTCAACACCAACTCTTCTTCCTGATCCTCATCATCGTCTCGGTGTGGGAGTCTGTGTCGGCCCCTCTGGAGTGGACGGCCGACGACGGATTGTATGAATATCTGGATTTTGCCGACGCCTCCGACCGCTACACCGCCATCGGGCCGTGGGGTTTGCTGGGAGCAGCGTGCGGGGCTGGAGGCGCAGGCCTGCTGGTCAGCCAGTTGAGTTGTCTCATAGCCGGTTGGATCCCCAGGAGCGCGGCACATTTCTTCTGCTACGCTGGTTTTGCCGCTCTGGCCCTGCCCGTGGCTTGTTACCTCCCTCTCTACCTGAACAAAAAGCGAGACCGGGTCAACGGGCTCCTGAAAGCCCTGCAGCTGGTGCGTGGTTCCCCTCGCGCTCTGCTCTGCGCCATCACCACCCTGCTGGTCGGGGCGGCGGGCTCAGCCGTGGACAACTTCCTCCTGTGGCAGATGCAGGATCACGGGAGCAACGAGCTGCACATGGGATCGTCTCTCGCCCTCGCTCTGCTCTCACAGGCCGCCTTCCCTCTCCTCGCCGGCCGGGTGTCCAAGCTCCTCAGGCCGGGAAGGGTGCTCGCAGTGGGGGCTGCGGCTCTCGGCCTGCAGTGCCTCTACTACTCCTTCCTCTGGGGACCCTGGGCCGTGCTGCCTGTCCAGATGTTGAGTTGCTTCAGCGGCGGAGCCCTGTGGTGGGCTGTGAACGTCCAGTGTGAGGACGTCGCCACACCGGAGGCCGAGAGGAGCGTGAGGAGGGTCTTCAGCGCGCTCTCTCTACACCTGGGAAGCAGCCTCGGCAGCTTGGGCGGGGGGTTTGTGGTGCAGAGGTTCGGGCTGGCGTGGCTGTTCAGGGCAGTGGCAGCGGGTCTgatgctgtggtgtgtgtgtctgatgctGCTCCAGTGGAAGGCGCCGCACCAGCGCAGGATCAACTACTCTCGCCTCCTGGCCGCCAACGCCAGCGAAGCCAGTGACTCTGAGTCGGAGCAGGAGCGGGACTGGCTCGACAAAGCGATGGAAACCGATAGAAGCAATAATAATTATGGAAGGAGGATAAACCACTGA
- the pik3r6b gene encoding phosphoinositide 3-kinase regulatory subunit 6 has protein sequence MTDLAADVSLSAVQSGLHTDVQALLNEMNSRCTSQKGWIRWSLEKKVEVDPSCSVSLISVLVRELEKKLKKMHKIGSHVHVIPILHTLYYAVIQSGSMIPRSLYQRVDECLMKLLILPIPYSAVALSTLSSVKMEMITPGSLYQRRVIAEQNLKSKHCTLQEKVFVLADPDVFTAQLEATVRAYLEVSGVFRDTPTAMEKNLMLRVMQKGLGTACRSSRLAQALEALDVQMVEKYFEEVVRAVEQSIKHGPGGCTTYLNRLQHIQKEILAAATEEVTEEDCGSVSSRTLLFPEIKFLLWTNEEDLWSLLANFSLRSNSNSSVDGDEKDKRDGAEDGGIKRRLRDVSDLQDTVQPLVRNPSLAMSRRNAYKRGNSENKLSLMREKMDTFAGSRRVQRDDCRCLTARVVVMGDDRVLGRLSRAFLSIRQRESKHLVLTKKLNLQLYYVPVTDVEPQPSSPDGPCPDNGRLSLAGLLGRLDPWYNSNINSLRATISNLATMHTESESEKDQNLFLLDTLCYYLRCGTQPVNLPMYSVKMTRCSSDASPVVEDVFVSHLEADMPEFRHLKEKFSKDPFTRRKKSTVIIHGAVITVSYTETSLSKRRVERGEALMTCGVAITSEPAAVTTGEDFLTVSFDSINPGNNKKIRTQNISIRTMEDQTLSVCLDRDTRRTYTDVQRIDISPCLDPGCSLRSKFTVRNKRELPLSKYLNNVLSLPINTFTGGTP, from the exons ATGACTGATCTTGCAG CTGACGTGTCTCTCTCGGCTGTGCAGTCCGGTCTGCACACTGACGTCCAGGCGCTGCTCAACGAGATGAACAGCAGATGTACTTCACAGAAAg gaTGGATAAGATGGAGCCTTGAGAAGAAGGTGGAGGTGGATCCGTCCTGCAGCGTCTCCCTCATCTCTGTGTTGGTCagggagctggagaagaagctgaagaag ATGCATAAAATAGGATCCCACGTTCATGTCATCCCGATACTGCACACCCTCTACTATGCAGTCATTCAG TCAGGCTCCATGATTCCTCGCAGCCTTTACCAGAGAGTAGACGAGTGTTTGATGAAGCTGCTGATTTTACCGATACCTTACTCGGCCGTGGCCCTGAGCACCTTGAGCAGCGTTAAGATGGAAATGATCACACCAG GCTCCTTGTACCAGAGGAGAGTCATCGCTGAGCAGAACCTGAAGAGTAAGCATTGCACCTTGCAAGAAAA GGTGTTTGTTCTCGCAGACCCAGATGTTTTTACTGCACAGCTGGAGGCCACAGTGAGGGCGTACCTGGAGGTGTCCGGCGTGTTCAGGGACACACCCACAGCCATGGAGAAAAATCTGATGCTACGGGTGATGCAGAAGGGGCTGGGGACGGCGTGCCGGAGCTCCAGACTGGCTCAGGCCCTGGAG GCTTTAGACGTTCAGATGGTAGAGAAATACTTCGAGGAAGTGGTCCGAGCCGTGGAGCAGAGTATAAAACACGGTCCAGGCGGATGCACAACGTATCTGAACAGACTGCAACACATACAGAAAGAGATTTTAGCTGCTGCTACAGAAG AAGTAACCGAGGAAGATTGTGGCTCCGTGAGCAGCAGGACGTTGTTATTTCCAGAGATCAAATTCCTGCTGTGGACAAACGAAGAGGATCTAT GGAGTCTTCTGGCAAACTTCTCCCTGAGGTCCAACTCCAACTCGAGTGTGGATGGAGACGAGAAGGACAAAAGAGACGGGGCTGAGGACGGTGGGATCAAGAGACGTCTGAGGGACGTGAGCGACTTGCAGGACACGGTGCAGCCTCTGGTCAGAAATCCATCTCTAGCAATGTCACGGAGGAATGCCTACAAGAGGGGAAACTCAGAAAATAAACTGAGTCTGATGAGGGAGAAGATGGACACGTTTGCTGGGAGCCGTCGTGTCCAGAGAGACGACTGCAGGTGCCTCACAGCGcgggtggtggtgatgggggACGATCGAGTGCTCGGGCGGCTCAGCAGGGCTTTCCTCTCTATACG ACAGCGAGAGTCCAAACATCTTGTTTTGACCAAGAAGCTGAACCTGCAGTTGTACTACGTCCCCGTCACCGATGTGGAGCCTCAGCCCAGTTCACCA GACGGCCCGTGTCCGGACAACGGGAGACTGTCTCTCGCCGGCTTGTTGGGGAGATTGGATCCCTGGTACAACAGCAACATCAACAGTCTGAGAGCCACCATCTCCAACCTGGCAACAATG CACACGGAGTCGGAGTCGGAAAAGGACCAAAACCTCTTCCTGCTGGACACCCTGTGTTACTACCTCCGCTGTGGGACGCAGCCCGTGAACCTGCCCATGTATTCTGTGAAG atgaCGCGGTGCAGCAGTGACGCGTCCCCTGTGGTGGAGGACGTGTTCGTGTCCCATCTGGAGGCCGACATGCCAGAGTTCAGACACCTCAAAGAAAAGTTTTCAA AGGATCCGTTCACACGCAGGAAGAAGTCGACGGTGATCATCCACGGTGCCGTCATCACCGTCAGTTATACAGAG ACGTCTTTAAGCAAACGAAGAGTTGAAAGAGGAGAAGCTCTGATGACGTGTGGCGTGGCGATCACCTCAGAGCCGGCAGCTGTAACCACAG GTGAGGATTTCCTCACGGTCAGTTTTGACAGCATAAACCCGGGAAACAACAAA aAAATCCGAACCCAAAACATCAGCATCAGGACGATGGAGGATCAAACCCTCTCCGTGTGTCTGGACAGAGACACTCGCAGGACGTACACTGACGTCCAAAG aatAGACATCTCTCCGTGCTTGGACCCAGGATGCAGCCTCCGCTCCAAGTTCACCGTCAGAAACAAGCGAGAGCTGCCGCTGAGCAAGTATCTGAACAACGTCCTGTCGCTGCCCATCAACACCTTCACAGGTGGGACCCCGTGA
- the mfsd6l gene encoding major facilitator superfamily domain-containing protein 6-like isoform X3, whose product MKRNKQIDVKRALALASVFNFLCSCSKGCLLPFLTLYLRQLGLTPVMTGVVMGAKHLISLAWSPVASLLSKHYNKRRVVIKGSLVCSAAVALVLLLIPTTDVHTRSSSCNTTNLSSGSAPSLDNLLTSSIVPVTSTPPKHPVSHPGVTFPAKTIADTKSASVMTSTTSRNQRENVSVGVDHSLREPGISSSVGPRVSGSSAPAVRRRRSDVKSASEEPQREKTTEEQSRFDFLGNLKVMDPQHQLFFLILIIVSVWESVSAPLEWTADDGLYEYLDFADASDRYTAIGPWGLLGAACGAGGAGLLVSQLSCLIAGAAGSAVDNFLLWQMQDHGSNELHMGSSLALALLSQAAFPLLAGRVSKLLRPGRVLAVGAAALGLQCLYYSFLWGPWAVLPVQMLSCFSGGALWWAVNVQCEDVATPEAERSVRRVFSALSLHLGSSLGSLGGGFVVQRFGLAWLFRAVAAGLMLWCVCLMLLQWKAPHQRRINYSRLLAANASEASDSESEQERDWLDKAMETDRSNNNYGRRINH is encoded by the exons ATGAAGAGGAACAAGCAGATCGACGTCAAGCGAGCCCTCGCTCTCGCCAGCGTCTTCAACTTCCTGTGCTCCTGCTCCAAAGGCTGCCTGCTCCCCTTCCTCACCCTGTACCTCAGGCAGCTGGGCCTCACCCCCGTGATGACGGGCGTCGTCATGGGCGCCAAACACCTGATATCGCTGGCGTGGAGCCCCGTGGCGAGTCTCCTCTCCAAGCACTACAACAAGAGGCGAGTGGTGATCAAAGGCTCCCTCGTGTGTTCGGCAGCGGTCGCCCTGGTTCTGCTGCTCATCCCGACCACAGACGTGCACACGCGGAGCAGCTCCTGTAACACCACGAATCTGAGCAGCGGCTCAGCCCCAAGTCTGGATAACCTGCTCACCAGCAGCATCGTACCTGTGACCAGCACACCCCCAAAACATCCTGTTTCCCATCCTGGTGTCACGTTTCCTGCAAAGACGATCGCTGATACTAAATCTGCTTCTGTAATGACGAGCACAACTTCACGTAATCAGCGAGAGAATGTTTCTGTCGGGGTCGACCACAGCCTTCGAGAACCAGGGATCAGCAGCTCCGTTGGGCCTCGTGTCTCcggctcctctgctcctgctgtgaggaggaggaggtcggACGTCAAATCAGCTTCTGAGGAGCCGCAGAGAGAAAAGAcgacagaggagcagagccgGTTCGACTTTTTAGGAAACTTGAAGGTCATGGACCCTCAACACCAACTCTTCTTCCTGATCCTCATCATCGTCTCGGTGTGGGAGTCTGTGTCGGCCCCTCTGGAGTGGACGGCCGACGACGGATTGTATGAATATCTGGATTTTGCCGACGCCTCCGACCGCTACACCGCCATCGGGCCGTGGGGTTTGCTGGGAGCAGCGTGCGGGGCTGGAGGCGCAGGCCTGCTGGTCAGCCAGTTGAGTTGTCTCATAGC CGGGGCGGCGGGCTCAGCCGTGGACAACTTCCTCCTGTGGCAGATGCAGGATCACGGGAGCAACGAGCTGCACATGGGATCGTCTCTCGCCCTCGCTCTGCTCTCACAGGCCGCCTTCCCTCTCCTCGCCGGCCGGGTGTCCAAGCTCCTCAGGCCGGGAAGGGTGCTCGCAGTGGGGGCTGCGGCTCTCGGCCTGCAGTGCCTCTACTACTCCTTCCTCTGGGGACCCTGGGCCGTGCTGCCTGTCCAGATGTTGAGTTGCTTCAGCGGCGGAGCCCTGTGGTGGGCTGTGAACGTCCAGTGTGAGGACGTCGCCACACCGGAGGCCGAGAGGAGCGTGAGGAGGGTCTTCAGCGCGCTCTCTCTACACCTGGGAAGCAGCCTCGGCAGCTTGGGCGGGGGGTTTGTGGTGCAGAGGTTCGGGCTGGCGTGGCTGTTCAGGGCAGTGGCAGCGGGTCTgatgctgtggtgtgtgtgtctgatgctGCTCCAGTGGAAGGCGCCGCACCAGCGCAGGATCAACTACTCTCGCCTCCTGGCCGCCAACGCCAGCGAAGCCAGTGACTCTGAGTCGGAGCAGGAGCGGGACTGGCTCGACAAAGCGATGGAAACCGATAGAAGCAATAATAATTATGGAAGGAGGATAAACCACTGA
- the mfsd6l gene encoding major facilitator superfamily domain-containing protein 6-like isoform X2 has protein sequence MKRNKQIDVKRALALASVFNFLCSCSKGCLLPFLTLYLRQLGLTPVMTGVVMGAKHLISLAWSPVASLLSKHYNKRRVVIKGSLVCSAAVALVLLLIPTTDVHTRSSSCNTTNLSSGSAPSLDNLLTSSIVPVTSTPPKHPVSHPGVTFPAKTIADTKSASVGVDHSLREPGISSSVGPRVSGSSAPAVRRRRSDVKSASEEPQREKTTEEQSRFDFLGNLKVMDPQHQLFFLILIIVSVWESVSAPLEWTADDGLYEYLDFADASDRYTAIGPWGLLGAACGAGGAGLLVSQLSCLIAGWIPRSAAHFFCYAGFAALALPVACYLPLYLNKKRDRVNGLLKALQLVRGSPRALLCAITTLLVGAAGSAVDNFLLWQMQDHGSNELHMGSSLALALLSQAAFPLLAGRVSKLLRPGRVLAVGAAALGLQCLYYSFLWGPWAVLPVQMLSCFSGGALWWAVNVQCEDVATPEAERSVRRVFSALSLHLGSSLGSLGGGFVVQRFGLAWLFRAVAAGLMLWCVCLMLLQWKAPHQRRINYSRLLAANASEASDSESEQERDWLDKAMETDRSNNNYGRRINH, from the exons ATGAAGAGGAACAAGCAGATCGACGTCAAGCGAGCCCTCGCTCTCGCCAGCGTCTTCAACTTCCTGTGCTCCTGCTCCAAAGGCTGCCTGCTCCCCTTCCTCACCCTGTACCTCAGGCAGCTGGGCCTCACCCCCGTGATGACGGGCGTCGTCATGGGCGCCAAACACCTGATATCGCTGGCGTGGAGCCCCGTGGCGAGTCTCCTCTCCAAGCACTACAACAAGAGGCGAGTGGTGATCAAAGGCTCCCTCGTGTGTTCGGCAGCGGTCGCCCTGGTTCTGCTGCTCATCCCGACCACAGACGTGCACACGCGGAGCAGCTCCTGTAACACCACGAATCTGAGCAGCGGCTCAGCCCCAAGTCTGGATAACCTGCTCACCAGCAGCATCGTACCTGTGACCAGCACACCCCCAAAACATCCTGTTTCCCATCCTGGTGTCACGTTTCCTGCAAAGACGATCGCTGATACTAAATCTGCTTCTGT CGGGGTCGACCACAGCCTTCGAGAACCAGGGATCAGCAGCTCCGTTGGGCCTCGTGTCTCcggctcctctgctcctgctgtgaggaggaggaggtcggACGTCAAATCAGCTTCTGAGGAGCCGCAGAGAGAAAAGAcgacagaggagcagagccgGTTCGACTTTTTAGGAAACTTGAAGGTCATGGACCCTCAACACCAACTCTTCTTCCTGATCCTCATCATCGTCTCGGTGTGGGAGTCTGTGTCGGCCCCTCTGGAGTGGACGGCCGACGACGGATTGTATGAATATCTGGATTTTGCCGACGCCTCCGACCGCTACACCGCCATCGGGCCGTGGGGTTTGCTGGGAGCAGCGTGCGGGGCTGGAGGCGCAGGCCTGCTGGTCAGCCAGTTGAGTTGTCTCATAGCCGGTTGGATCCCCAGGAGCGCGGCACATTTCTTCTGCTACGCTGGTTTTGCCGCTCTGGCCCTGCCCGTGGCTTGTTACCTCCCTCTCTACCTGAACAAAAAGCGAGACCGGGTCAACGGGCTCCTGAAAGCCCTGCAGCTGGTGCGTGGTTCCCCTCGCGCTCTGCTCTGCGCCATCACCACCCTGCTGGTCGGGGCGGCGGGCTCAGCCGTGGACAACTTCCTCCTGTGGCAGATGCAGGATCACGGGAGCAACGAGCTGCACATGGGATCGTCTCTCGCCCTCGCTCTGCTCTCACAGGCCGCCTTCCCTCTCCTCGCCGGCCGGGTGTCCAAGCTCCTCAGGCCGGGAAGGGTGCTCGCAGTGGGGGCTGCGGCTCTCGGCCTGCAGTGCCTCTACTACTCCTTCCTCTGGGGACCCTGGGCCGTGCTGCCTGTCCAGATGTTGAGTTGCTTCAGCGGCGGAGCCCTGTGGTGGGCTGTGAACGTCCAGTGTGAGGACGTCGCCACACCGGAGGCCGAGAGGAGCGTGAGGAGGGTCTTCAGCGCGCTCTCTCTACACCTGGGAAGCAGCCTCGGCAGCTTGGGCGGGGGGTTTGTGGTGCAGAGGTTCGGGCTGGCGTGGCTGTTCAGGGCAGTGGCAGCGGGTCTgatgctgtggtgtgtgtgtctgatgctGCTCCAGTGGAAGGCGCCGCACCAGCGCAGGATCAACTACTCTCGCCTCCTGGCCGCCAACGCCAGCGAAGCCAGTGACTCTGAGTCGGAGCAGGAGCGGGACTGGCTCGACAAAGCGATGGAAACCGATAGAAGCAATAATAATTATGGAAGGAGGATAAACCACTGA